agaagacactggtattatagaaaatgcatgcaggtcaagttacacttctggctggagggaatgggttaggtcaagaatttggctatgtgcttccctggccaCAATGCACtgagggaatgggggcccaagctgaactcttgcaccagggcccatgagcctttagctacacccctgcactGGAGTCAGAAAGAGCAAAGActctaaaggagttatccaatgcTGTAAACACCCCCGAAATGCCAGAGTCCCTCATACAGAGAATACTTACCTGGTACCTGACGCTTGTGTCCTTCTGGATCTCTCCACCGcttccgctgcatctccccatcatgCAGATCACAACCCGGGCattttggataacccttttaaatgtataaattacaggttttctgAATCTTTTCACGTAAAATCATACATCGATCTGCTCCGCCCcttctgctctgtaacatgccTGCAGaatgcactgcatttcatggtgacaggttccctttacagCTTTTGTATTAGGGCTGAAactattactcgattgaatcgagtaattcaacacaaaaaatcctcaatgcaattttttgcatcgaggtttgtttgtcatgtgaccacagagcaGGCATGAAGCGCTTGTTATTACTTACTGCTCCGTGATCACCCGCCGGCCCGTGCCACGCTGCACTGGATTCCGACGCTGTCTgatgtcaggatccagtgcagcgcgcggAGAAGTGGAAGGAGCTGTGGAGTTGTGCCCTTACAGGAAAGGtcagtatttggggggggggggggggggggggggctgattgatttgatggcactggggtgggggagagctgaaggcaatgGGGgagctgatgcacttgggctgatcgcacaggggggaacgaagagttttggggactgatggcaggggtcttgagtttttataaagggaaAACAGTATTTCATTTTATTCTTATTAAAGTACTTAATCGTAAAAAAATAATcactagaatactcgattactgaaataatagtttactgcagccctatttTGTATCAACTGAAGAATTAAGCTGACCTACATTGTTAGAGGACATGatgactttctttttttttcttttttttaaccacttgcaatatgggccatttgccccctttctgaccaggcctaattttgcaaaactgacatatctcactttatgtggtaataactttggaacgcctttatttatccaagtcattcagagattgttttctcgtgacacattgtacttcatgatagtcataaatttgagtcaaaatatttcacctttatttatgaaaaaatcccaaatttacccaaaaatttaaaaaatttgcaattttctaaatttcaatttctctgcttttaaaacagaaagtgatacctcataaaatatttattacttaacatttcccatatgtctactttatgttggcatcattttggaaatgtcattttatttttttaggacgttagaagtttagaagcaattcttaaaatttttaagaaaattgccaaaacccactttttaaggaccagttcaggtctgaagtcactttgtgggcctacatagtggatacccccataaatgaccccattgtagaaactacacccctcaaggtattcaaaaccgattttacaaactttgttaactctttaggcgttccacaagaattaaaggaaaatggagatcaaattttttaatttcacttttttggcagattttccattttaatccaattttttctttaacacatcgatggttaacagccaaacaaaactcaactcaatatttattacccagattctgcggtttacagaaacaccccacatgtggtcataaactgctgtatgggcacacggcagggcgcagaagaaaaggaactccacatggtttttagatgccatgtcccatttgaagccccctgatgcacccttacagtagaaactcccaagaagtgaccccattttggaaactaggggataaggtgccagttttattagtactatttttgggtacatatgatttttttgatcattcattataacactttatggggcaaggtgaccaaaaaattggttgttttagcacagtttctatttatttatttttacagcgttcacttgaggggttcagtcaagtgacatttttatagagcagatcgttacggacgtggcgatacctaatatgtatactttttctcatttattagagttttacacaataatagcatttttgaaacaaaaaaattatgttttaatgtgtccatgttctgagagctatagttttttaattttttgagagattttcttatgtaggggctcattttttgcgggatgaggtgacttttattggtaccattttgtgggacataagtgtttttgatcacttggtgttgcaccttttgtgatgtgacaaaaattgcttgttttgactttttttttttttttttttttttttttttttttttttttacggtgttcacccgaggggttaggtcatgtgatatttttatagagctggtttttacggacgcggcaacaccaaatatgtcttattttattttttctatttttaactttttttttttcatgtgaaactttttttattttattttttcaaccttttttttttttttttttacacttttcgtcccccataaggtcatacaagacctctgggggacattttctTCACTGACATAGtagtcccagttacaggacaaatgcacccctagagaggctgtacagcagcaatccagcgctgtacagactcaaagcagggctgatcgaggtctgtgaaagacctcacacagctcctgcactctccggtcacggcgttcacatgaccaccgggccggaacaggaagcgcatagcgcttcctcctctgcatacacagcgctcggtgagcgctgtgtatgcagcgatccagaaggcagggacacctgggaactgtccctgccttctctaagggttgccctgctgtcactgacagcgggcaacccgatcagcagctgcacgattagcgtgcagctgcactttctgaacggacgttttaaaaacGTGCGTTCataaatagagatccacccataggacgtttatatcctatggacggacgggaggtggttaacttATACTCCACGTTAAATCTTCTGGaccacttttttatatatatatatatatatatataattttcattCCTGCATTTTGCCAGTCCTCTATTCTTCCTAGAAATATAATATGAAAAATGGACatgtgtccctgtacagtctggCAGTATCAGTGTGACAAGATGCacaccaactggtaacatccagttgTCAGTTTACTCCTGCATTTCTAAGAGGAGTAATAGAGGTACATCATAATATAGGGTTCTGAGAAAAGATGCTGCTTTCAAGGGGAATGCATGCATTTACAAAACAGATGTTTCTGGAGAAGTGACAGGTCTTCTGTACAGGAAAATGAAGAACTCGAATCCTTTGGTTGTTATATTGCAGATTGTTAGCTTGTGTTTGCTCATTcgatttattttatatttcttgcCACTTTAGGGGAAATTACTAAAGAGGAGCTTCTGAGAAGATTGCAACAAATCAAAGAAGGACCACCTCAACCGAATGCTGAAAACGAAGGTACTTTACACACAACTACATGACAATACCAAATGCTAATATGGAAAGAATATTTCAAATGTGTCCTCTTTGTGttagactacatgcacacgacgtatgtattttgtggtccgcaaaatgcgaataGAGGTGACGTCCGTGCTGCATCCGTTTTTCTTGCGGAtccattttaacaatgcctatacttgtctgcaaaacagacaagaataggacatgctctatattttttgctggGATacgaaacggacatacggatgtggcccagtttaaatgaatgggtccatatccTATTTGCAAAAAGAACGGAaacaaaataagtttgtgtgcatgaggccttaggctgagggTACAGGCAGGATTCGCTTGTCACTTATGTTTGCATCATATATTTgttttgcagcagttgtgtgtgtacAGATGACTCTTGGGCCCTCTTGTTCCATAGGTGTCATCTGTCACATTGCCAAATACATTTCTGTGTAGATGTGTATGAGTAGCAATTAAAGGGATGTCTGCCAATTCTGGAGGGTGACCTTTTCATTATCACACTTCACAGTTCTAATTTTCACCACTGATGGCAtgattgtgctttagggtgcattcacatgactgtgttTTTgactctgcatccgttccgcaattttgcggcactggtgcggacccattcatttcaatggggccgcaaaagatgcggacagcacacaatgtgctgtccatccgtatatccgttctgcggccccgcaaaaaagatagagcatgtcctattcttttcagcagtcgtggacaagaataggcaatttgcggaccgcaaaacacatacagttatgtgaatgtagccttaaaggggttgtccagtttctagatgaaaccagacaacccactGGATCAAGCTTCAGTGAAGAACGAGTAATTACTTACCTGCCAGGTCTCTCATCCCCACTCCCAGTTCCTTTGGCTGGGATCTATTTATCCGGATGCAGCGGttaaagacttaaaggggttgtctcatcttggacattagtggcatatgaCTAGGTTACAGGTAATGCAACTAATGTAAAATAGGTGTGGGACCCACACCCATCTCTACAACGGGGCCTCCAAAGTGGCcaacctccattcacttctgttggATTTCTGAAAagggctggctcggctatttccggaaCTTCCTTAGAGGTGAATGGAAAGATGGCcgtgcatgtgcagtgcgctcttcaatcacttctgtgggagttctggAAATGGGCACGTTCGGCTATCTGACATTGGTTGCATATCCTATATTCTCTCAGATTAGACAGCCCCTCGACTCCATGTCTTGTGCGCTAAGTGCATTCAGAATCAAGATTTACAGTGTTTTGTTtcttaaaacttaaaaaaaaaaaaatatagatatattATTAACGCTCTAGTTTTAAccaatttttaattaaaaatccTTGTGTTTTAAGCTTCTACAGGGGGGACACCTGAGGACTCTTCCAATGGAGATTCAATAATCGACTGGTTGAATTCGGTTAGACAGACTGGAAATACAACAAGAAGTGGTCAGCGGGGCAACCAGTCTTGGAGGGCAGTGAGCAGAACCAATCCAAATAGTGGTGATTTTAGGTTTAGTTTGGAAATAAATGTGAATCGTAATGCCGCTAATCAGAATATGCCTTCAGCTGAGCAGTCATCAGAAACCAATGGAGCTGAAGATATGGAAGTCAGTAGTCAGGTTGAGGGTGAACCTGAGCCAGAACCTGAACCAGAACCAGAACCTGAACCTGAACCAGAGCCAGAGCCTGAACCTGAACCAGAGCCTGAACCAGAACCTGAACCTGAAATTATACCCCCTGTTATGGTACAAGAGCAAGTAGTTACTGAGGAGCCAAGTCCTCAGAGAGGTCAAAGGAGGGCAAGAAGTCGAAGCCCAGACCAGCGAAGGATCAGGGCAAGGACTGATCGAAGCAGATCACCTCTAAATCGACCTGTGGAGCAACCAACTCGAAGGGCTCAACATAGTCCAGTACAGACTGTTAATGCTCCTCCTGCTGTTGAGGAAGCAGAGGGTAGCTCTAGAACCAGGCAGCTTGTAACTGCATACCTGAGCAGTTCTACTTCTGAGGCGGAGGGAAGCTCTAGAACTAGACAGCATGTAACTTCCAGACTACAAGCACTTGCTACCGAATCTCAGAATCCCAGTGTAGTGCTTTCAAATCCAGAGCCAGGAGCTTCTCCCCAGCCTCCTCCCACAGAGACTCCAGAAAATGCAGAACCTACAGGCACTGGTCAAAGGCCACCAACCATAGTTTTAGATCTTCAGGTTAGGCGGGTACGTCCAGGGGAGTATCGTCAAAGAGATAGCATTGCAAACAGGACACGCTCGCGCTCTCAGACCCCTAACAATACAGTCACTTACGAGAGTGAACGGGGAGGATTCCGTCGCACGTTCTCACGGTCAGAGCGAGCTGGTGTCAG
The Bufo bufo chromosome 8, aBufBuf1.1, whole genome shotgun sequence genome window above contains:
- the RLIM gene encoding E3 ubiquitin-protein ligase RLIM yields the protein MESTDSPGKGSSEQSDSQRQSQMDRLDREEAFYQFVNNLNEEDYRLMRDNNLLGTPGEITKEELLRRLQQIKEGPPQPNAENEASTGGTPEDSSNGDSIIDWLNSVRQTGNTTRSGQRGNQSWRAVSRTNPNSGDFRFSLEINVNRNAANQNMPSAEQSSETNGAEDMEVSSQVEGEPEPEPEPEPEPEPEPEPEPEPEPEPEPEPEPEIIPPVMVQEQVVTEEPSPQRGQRRARSRSPDQRRIRARTDRSRSPLNRPVEQPTRRAQHSPVQTVNAPPAVEEAEGSSRTRQLVTAYLSSSTSEAEGSSRTRQHVTSRLQALATESQNPSVVLSNPEPGASPQPPPTETPENAEPTGTGQRPPTIVLDLQVRRVRPGEYRQRDSIANRTRSRSQTPNNTVTYESERGGFRRTFSRSERAGVRTYVSTIRIPIRRILNTGLSETTSVAIQTMLRQIMTGFGELSYFMYSDNDAEPGTPAAASQPIAVGVETQNIVTPNASPPPPPPPPPPPPPPPPPPPVPEPPVEPPIPVVEPDDANAEIVSTSGGRREVRNRRSVTFEESGSLPFLRLAQFFLLNEDDDDQPRGLTKEQIDNLSTRNYGENDALKTCSVCITEYAEGNKLRKLPCSHEYHVHCIDRWLSENSTCPICRRAVLVPSNRESVV